A genomic window from Onychostoma macrolepis isolate SWU-2019 chromosome 22, ASM1243209v1, whole genome shotgun sequence includes:
- the LOC131531356 gene encoding uncharacterized protein LOC131531356: MFVLFCLFHQVGVFGESVSVTEGDSVTLHTGVTEIREDDDILWKFGAEKSQIAKMKKNKQIFSTYDGPDGRFRDRLKLDNQTGSLTITNITTEHAGVYQLEIAGAKKSSKTFSVSVYARLPVPVISSNSSQCSSSSSSSQQNCSLLCSVVNVGHVTLSWYKGHSLLSSISVSDLSISLSLPLEVEYQDKTPTAVCSTIPSATRPHIWTSVNSVTHVQFLRSQSQSL; this comes from the exons atgtttgttttgttctgtttgttcCATCAGGTTG GTGTGTTTGGTGAATCAGTGTCAGTGACGGAGGGAGATTCTGTTACTTTACACACTGGTGTTACTGAAATACGTGAGGACGATGATATACTGTGGAAATTTGGAGCTGAAAAGTCTCAAATAgctaaaatgaagaaaaataagcAAATCTTCTCCACATATGATGGTCCTGacgggagattcagagacagattgaagctggacaatcaaactggatctctgaccatcacaaacatcacaactgaACATGCTGGAGTTTATCAACTAGAGATAGCTGGAGcgaaaaaatcatcaaaaacattcagtgtttctgtctatg CTCGTctgcctgttcctgtcatcagcAGTAACTCTTCACAatgttcttcatcatcatcttcatcacagcagaattgttcattgttgtgttcagtggtgaatgtgggtcatgtgactctctcctggtacaaaggacacagtttattgtccagcatcagtgtgtctgatctcagcatcagtctctctctacctctggaggtggaatatcaggataaaacacctacagctgtgtgctcaacaatcccatcagcaaccagaccacacatctggacatcagtcaACTCTGTCACACATGTTCAG TTCCTCCGGTCTCAGTCTCAGTCTCTCTGA